The following proteins come from a genomic window of Paenibacillus swuensis:
- a CDS encoding methylated-DNA--[protein]-cysteine S-methyltransferase encodes MMKSSSIYWSALDILGEHWTVLATDKGLCRIFYPHNQLEEALPWIQRYQPGAQLTEAPEMIERLGVAELLRGYFGGERVTFDAVPLDLWGTPFQQEVWKALREIPYGTTSSYRDLAIAINRPQAVRAVGAANGANPIPIVVPCHRVIGANRTLVGYRGGLNMKTRLLQLEGVEPVEPAGHARFLF; translated from the coding sequence ATGATGAAATCATCGAGTATATACTGGTCCGCGCTGGATATCCTGGGCGAGCATTGGACGGTGCTGGCTACGGACAAGGGATTGTGCCGGATATTCTACCCGCACAATCAGCTGGAAGAGGCGTTGCCCTGGATCCAGCGATATCAACCCGGCGCGCAGTTAACGGAAGCGCCGGAGATGATCGAACGTTTAGGAGTAGCGGAATTGTTGCGGGGTTATTTTGGCGGGGAGCGGGTGACGTTTGATGCCGTTCCGCTGGACCTGTGGGGCACCCCGTTTCAACAAGAGGTGTGGAAAGCGCTCCGTGAGATCCCGTACGGAACCACCAGTTCGTACCGCGATCTTGCAATCGCGATCAATCGTCCGCAGGCGGTTCGGGCGGTCGGGGCGGCCAACGGGGCGAATCCGATTCCCATCGTCGTGCCTTGCCACCGCGTCATCGGTGCGAACCGCACGCTGGTCGGCTACCGCGGTGGTTTGAACATGAAGACGCGGTTGCTGCAGCTTGAAGGCGTGGAGCCGGTCGAGCCTGCAGGGCATGCGAGATTCTTGTTCTAG